In the genome of Mangifera indica cultivar Alphonso chromosome 9, CATAS_Mindica_2.1, whole genome shotgun sequence, the window aaaCATGAGAGTGAAGTGATGATGTTTACTAAAATACAAAAAGACCCTATAAGGTTAATGGGAaattatatatctttgttttgaATTGTGGATGGCCAGTGACCCATCAATGAGTacattacattttcccaccaaaggtttgacCTAAAAGCACCTTCTCAGCCCTTAGGTGGGAAAATAACCTTTTCTACTCAAAATCAAGCTCtgttaacataaaataattctGAAGCATTGTTAGGATGTGAAATTACTATACTATCTTTAActatttaacttttcaaaattgtcGTATCACTACAAAttagcaaaaaaaatatttaaatacttcttattttctttcacccaCATCTTCTTCAACTTTGGAACCTAACCAACAATCTCACTTTCTATGACTCATCTTCAATGCTAATTTGCTTTcacaaatattttcaatttcaatctaTCCATCTCCAGCTCATTCGCACAATAACAGTATCGTTTCCACCTTATTTCACATCTGCAAAATTCTGCACCATATCCCACACATCATTCTACTCTCCAACTCCCTTTGATGATCATTACaacttttgataatttatctcattgatATCAACCTTTTCCAGTCCATCCAATATTAACTTCTTTGGCAGCAGATCCCACAAATCAATCTACGCTCCAACTCCCTCTAACAttgattataacttttaataatttagcCCACTGATATCAATCTTTCCTAATCCTTCCAGCATTAACTTCACCATCAATGATGGTCATATTACAGTGCAATGGTAGCTAGGATTTAAAGAGGTAGAGAGAGTTTGGTTTGGTCTAGATTGTAAGTCGAGTAAATGACATAAATTGGTTCAAACTTGACTcatgttttgatttgaattatttgaagtaactaataaaatgtcattgttttgtctattattagataaaacaacatcattttatcaaaaacaatattatgtatatacattttttatatacaatttgaatacaaaggtgatacattattatgtaattgggtgttactttatctttaatttaaaatcatttaattatatgttgacACAATATTTGTATATACTAATTGTGTGCAAAAAATATGTACGcacagttttattgttttgaaatgAGTTACGAATTCAAATAATGAATTCAACTACAAATTTGGGTCACAAATTCGAACCATAAActtaagtcaaacttgaatcacTCTTAATTTTGGTTCgacaaactcaaaccaaatttcATTTGAATGTTTTTTCATTCGAACCATACTCTAGCCAAGGGTGTACAGGCTCAACTTGATTTGTATCCACCCCAACTTGGGTGGCCCTTCAGATTCATGGCTTCAATTTCGGGTTGTGATGTTTTTTTAGGAGTTGAAGAAGTGGAGATAGAAATAGAGATGCAAAAGATTACGGTAAAAGGGTTTGGATTGGAGGAAAGGAAGGTGCTAAAAGCCACTAAAAGAGCTGGAAAAGCAGCAGAGCCATGGCCATTTTCAAGATACTCTCATTTTGCTTCATTTTACAAGTATCCAAGCTACATTGTTAGCCATTATTATGATACACATGGAACCAGTAATGCTGCTCATTTGTTCTTCCACACTCCTGCTGTTTGTTCAGTCGTTGTGGCGTTTGATGAAACTGTTGCTTCATCATTCAGCGATGACAATCTCCATGCCTGCACTATCATGTGATTGGGCAATGTTATGTGCATAAACTTTTGAATACATGATTGggtacatatattatatataattatgtaattaaatattattttatctttaatttaaaattgttcaatcacatgataaaatataatcgtgtattcaaaagtgtgtatgtataattttattatatgtgattTTCACCatgaaatttatgatatttgagtCTCATGCTTCTTCGTAGGTGTTAAAAAACttcaattcatattaattaatatttagtaATTGCAATTTTTGGTTCATTTGTGTGTTTCAATAAAACTGTATACACCCAATTTTGAGCATTCAATGTCGTATaaagatgatgtgttatcacttgattgaatgattttgaattaaatataaactaacatctaattacatgatgacatataatcTAGTACTTAATTGAATCTTCAAAATTGGATGTAGATAGTATTATTTTGTGAGTTTATGCCTATACTTCTTGTCATTATAGCAATTGGGGTGGTTCAATTCTACCTGAATGATCCTATGACTATGAACTTATTTGTCTTTAAGTTTTGTTTCaattagggttgaattcaaGCTAAGCCAAACTTGAACTTGAGCTTTTTTCAAtggagtcaaactcaagtttaactcattttaaagGTGTTTGAGGAGTTGAGCACAAGCTTAGCTCGTTTCAAATGTGTTTGAATTGAACTTGTTtgatttgagcttgagcttgaatttgagttcTGCTTGATTCTAAAATTATGTCTTTTTAAGTATATTgtttaaaacgatgtcattttaattagtttgtataaaatttttaagcttTTCGAACAAGCTTAGCTCAAATCCAGTCCTAGCTtcaattactaaaaatataaacgaaAATCAAGTAATGGAAGCAAGAGTTATTggtataatacaaaatataatacatatgGTACAATGTGATAAGATACTCTGTAGTAAGTGATATTTATCCTAAGATGTATCAAAAACTATAAGATATGATGAGtatattatacgatacgatgcatattattaatacaaatcaatacattttcttatttttaaaaaatgtattctatgatacaaaaaattatgttttcaataTATGATATGATGTGTGACTCTAACGCTATTATAAAACTAATTG includes:
- the LOC123225653 gene encoding heavy metal-associated isoprenylated plant protein 31-like, which codes for MASISGCDVFLGVEEVEIEIEMQKITVKGFGLEERKVLKATKRAGKAAEPWPFSRYSHFASFYKYPSYIVSHYYDTHGTSNAAHLFFHTPAVCSVVVAFDETVASSFSDDNLHACTIM